A single Lolium perenne isolate Kyuss_39 chromosome 6, Kyuss_2.0, whole genome shotgun sequence DNA region contains:
- the LOC127307983 gene encoding salutaridine reductase isoform X2, protein MEGAISSPSNARIAVVTGGNKGIGFEVCRQLASDGVTVVLTARDETRGTAAVEKLKGLGLSDVVFHQLEITDASSIIGLAGFLKTRFGKLDILVNNAAVGGVEYLQELDTNEEKFSGLDYHQRLEWMVKNVNETVDGAKECVQTNYYGTKHVIEALLPLLQSSSDGRLFINNEEVRQELNDIDSLTEKRLDELLDKFLKDFEAGALEARGWSTGFAAYKMAKAAMNAYSRILANRYPELRVNCAHPGYAKTDMTMSSGVLTPEEGARNVVKVTLLPEGGPTGVYFAKGEEASFL, encoded by the exons ATGGAAGGAGCCATCTCCAGCCCTTCAAACGCGAG GATTGCCGTCGTCACCGGCGGGAACAAAGGGATCGGTTTTGAGGTGTGTAGGCAACTAGCCAGCGACGGCGTCACGGTGGTTTTGACGGCCCGGGACGAGACGAGGGGCACGGCGGCCGTGGAGAAGCTCAAAGGGCTGGGGCTCTCCGATGTCGTCTTCCATCAGCTGGAGATCACGGACGCTTCGAGCATTATTGGATTGGCCGGTTTCCTCAAGACCCGCTTTGGGAAGCTAGACATTCTGG TGAACAATGCCGCAGTTGGTGGGGTGGAGTACCTCCAAGAACTCGATACCAACGAGGAAAAG TTCAGTGGCCTGGATTACCACCAGAGACTCGAATGGATGGTGAAAAATGTCAACGAGACCGTCGATGGCGCAAAGGAATGTGTGCAGACAAACTACTACGGCACAAAGCATGTAATCGAAGCCCTGCTGCCTCTCCTGCAATCTTCCTCCGACGGAAGACTG TTTATCAACAACGAGGAGGTGAGGCAGGAACTCAACGACATTGACAGCCTGACAGAGAAGAGGCTTGACGAGCTGCTGGACAAGTTCCTCAAAGATTTCGAGGCCGGCGCGTTGGAGGCGCGTGGGTGGTCGACCGGGTTCGCGGCATACAAGATGGCCAAGGCCGCCATGAACGCGTACTCGAGGATCTTGGCGAATAGGTACCCGGAGCTCCGCGTCAACTGCGCGCACCCAGGCTACGCCAAGACCGACATGACCATGAGCTCGGGTGTCCTGACGCCCGAGGAGGGCGCCCGTAACGTGGTGAAGGTGACGCTGCTGCCGGAGGGTGGGCCGACCGGCGTGTACTTCGCCAAGGGCGAGGAGGCGTCGTTTCTGTGA
- the LOC127307983 gene encoding salutaridine reductase isoform X1, with amino-acid sequence MEGAISSPSNARIAVVTGGNKGIGFEVCRQLASDGVTVVLTARDETRGTAAVEKLKGLGLSDVVFHQLEITDASSIIGLAGFLKTRFGKLDILVNNAAVGGVEYLQELDTNEEKFSGLDYHQRLEWMVKNVNETVDGAKECVQTNYYGTKHVIEALLPLLQSSSDGRLVNVSSAYGLLTFINNEEVRQELNDIDSLTEKRLDELLDKFLKDFEAGALEARGWSTGFAAYKMAKAAMNAYSRILANRYPELRVNCAHPGYAKTDMTMSSGVLTPEEGARNVVKVTLLPEGGPTGVYFAKGEEASFL; translated from the exons ATGGAAGGAGCCATCTCCAGCCCTTCAAACGCGAG GATTGCCGTCGTCACCGGCGGGAACAAAGGGATCGGTTTTGAGGTGTGTAGGCAACTAGCCAGCGACGGCGTCACGGTGGTTTTGACGGCCCGGGACGAGACGAGGGGCACGGCGGCCGTGGAGAAGCTCAAAGGGCTGGGGCTCTCCGATGTCGTCTTCCATCAGCTGGAGATCACGGACGCTTCGAGCATTATTGGATTGGCCGGTTTCCTCAAGACCCGCTTTGGGAAGCTAGACATTCTGG TGAACAATGCCGCAGTTGGTGGGGTGGAGTACCTCCAAGAACTCGATACCAACGAGGAAAAG TTCAGTGGCCTGGATTACCACCAGAGACTCGAATGGATGGTGAAAAATGTCAACGAGACCGTCGATGGCGCAAAGGAATGTGTGCAGACAAACTACTACGGCACAAAGCATGTAATCGAAGCCCTGCTGCCTCTCCTGCAATCTTCCTCCGACGGAAGACTGGTGAATGTCTCCTCCGCTTATGGATTACTAACG TTTATCAACAACGAGGAGGTGAGGCAGGAACTCAACGACATTGACAGCCTGACAGAGAAGAGGCTTGACGAGCTGCTGGACAAGTTCCTCAAAGATTTCGAGGCCGGCGCGTTGGAGGCGCGTGGGTGGTCGACCGGGTTCGCGGCATACAAGATGGCCAAGGCCGCCATGAACGCGTACTCGAGGATCTTGGCGAATAGGTACCCGGAGCTCCGCGTCAACTGCGCGCACCCAGGCTACGCCAAGACCGACATGACCATGAGCTCGGGTGTCCTGACGCCCGAGGAGGGCGCCCGTAACGTGGTGAAGGTGACGCTGCTGCCGGAGGGTGGGCCGACCGGCGTGTACTTCGCCAAGGGCGAGGAGGCGTCGTTTCTGTGA